A single region of the Silene latifolia isolate original U9 population chromosome 8, ASM4854445v1, whole genome shotgun sequence genome encodes:
- the LOC141594173 gene encoding homeobox-leucine zipper protein HAT3-like, which translates to MMMPKTMEMDVKPAPLVIDLEEMEKTKVGSPNSTLSSNADAGKNFGGFQGDRDVISDDEEGGSGGGSDSGRGRRGERKKLRLSKEQIMVLERAFGEHTTLNTKQKLTLAREVKLKPRQVEVWFQNRRARTKLKQTEVDCEYLRRFSETLKEQNMKLQKEVQELRAAQKMGLSDQSAMHGQIMCSSCKSVSLSPSFASSSKTPTAGVLHRPAPLNLKKLSLTINNNMFVSNLPRV; encoded by the exons ATGATGATGCCGAAGACGATGGAGATGGACGTAAAACCAGCACCATTGGTAATAGATTTGGAAGAAATGGAGAAAACCAAAGTTGGTTCCCCAAATAGCACCTTATCAAGTAATGCTGATGCTGGCAAGAATTTTGGTGGTTTTCAAGGAGATAGAGATGTCATTAGCGATGACGAAGAAGGTGGTAGCGGTGGTGGTAGTGACAGTGGCCGCGGTAGACGTGGAGAAAGGAAGAAACTTAGGCTTTCTAAGGAGCAGATCATGGTGTTGGAACGGGCTTTTGGGGAACACACCACTCTTAATACG AAGCAAAAGTTGACCTTAGCAAGAGAAGTAAAGTTAAAGCCAAGGCAAGTAGAAGTCTGGTTTCAAAATAGAAGGGCAAG GACAAAGCTAAAGCAAACAGAAGTGGACTGTGAATATCTGAGGAGGTTCTCTGAGACCTTGAAAGAACAAAACATGAAGCTACAGAAGGAGGTGCAGGAACTAAGGGCGGCGCAGAAGATGGGACTGTCTGATCAGTCAGCGATGCATGGGCAGATCATGTGCTCGTCATGCAAGAgtgtttctctttctccttccTTCGCTAGCAGCAGTAAAACTCCGACTGCTGGTGTCTTACACCGCCCTGCCCCTTTGAATCTAAAGAAGTTGTCTCTGACGATAAACAATAACATGTTCGTATCTAACCTTCCCCGTGTATAA